The following are encoded in a window of Arthrobacter sp. OAP107 genomic DNA:
- the pdxA gene encoding 4-hydroxythreonine-4-phosphate dehydrogenase PdxA: MTVVLIQADDFSGAAEVGQCFAAQGLDTRLLLSPDANTETGPDVVVIDTHSRATAPESAAAASAAVFCGAAAGSAGVLFKKMDSLWRGNIGPELAALSALGHHVVVAGALPQLNRTVVGGRPFADGVPLDRTDLWRAEPAAPPAEIAQLLGPGTAVRLAELSAVRSRGLAAFLADALSGAASGAAPATVIVDGETPADLEAVADALLDLDFSAGGRRIVLAGTGGMALLLAAKLGSNSAHNAQYKVPQSLMTAGGPRPVLAAVGSASAKAAAQLRKLEAAGFTALRIAPDGLKRPEDVRPRLAEAQLLLAAGRPAALTVSALVVNPRESGRIVRNLAQLAAEAATGHATAGTAAAADLILTGGETAREVLDALGVRSLTPVVSVQHGAVVSLSEDGRLVGTKPGSFGDSDALVQLYSAIKDLRSSNSISHPSLEPGAPMTSAVNETEQDTRPFIAVTMGDGAGVGPEVTVGALLDENAYRDCRPVVIGDVRRLQLGAKALGVEANIVEIETVGEAVFEAGRINVIDPKLLPADLPWGQESAEAGNAAYHYIRIACELGMAGQVQGICTAPLNKAALHKAGHIYPGHTELLAHFMGIEEVSMMLSTPKVKVIHVTTHIGLIDAINKIEPGLVERTVRRGHSAMQRAGIANPKIGVCAINPHAGENGLFGYGEEAEKITPAIEKLQADGIDARGPLPADTAFFLAGRGDYDLIVAMYHDQGHGPIKVLGIEAGVNITVGLPVIRTSVDHGTAFDIAGKGIVDVRSMIEALRQAAEMSPSPAAA; this comes from the coding sequence GTGACCGTAGTCCTCATCCAGGCCGACGACTTTTCCGGCGCAGCAGAAGTAGGGCAATGCTTTGCAGCCCAGGGGCTGGACACGCGGCTCCTCCTGTCGCCCGATGCGAACACCGAAACTGGCCCGGACGTTGTGGTGATCGACACGCATTCGCGGGCCACGGCTCCGGAGTCCGCAGCCGCGGCCTCGGCGGCCGTCTTCTGCGGCGCCGCTGCCGGCAGCGCAGGCGTCCTGTTCAAGAAAATGGATTCCCTGTGGCGCGGCAATATTGGCCCGGAACTCGCGGCACTTTCGGCCCTGGGCCACCACGTGGTGGTGGCCGGCGCACTCCCCCAGCTGAACCGGACAGTCGTCGGCGGCCGGCCCTTTGCCGATGGCGTCCCGCTGGACCGGACGGACCTGTGGCGGGCAGAGCCAGCCGCTCCGCCCGCGGAGATCGCCCAGCTGCTGGGGCCCGGTACTGCGGTGCGGCTTGCAGAGCTGTCCGCGGTGCGGTCGCGCGGCCTGGCTGCCTTCCTGGCGGACGCACTTTCCGGGGCGGCTTCGGGTGCCGCTCCCGCCACCGTGATTGTCGACGGCGAAACTCCGGCCGACCTCGAGGCCGTCGCGGACGCGCTGCTGGACCTGGACTTCAGCGCCGGCGGACGGCGGATCGTGCTGGCCGGTACGGGCGGCATGGCCCTGCTGCTGGCCGCAAAACTGGGCAGCAACTCTGCGCATAACGCGCAATATAAGGTGCCGCAGTCCTTGATGACGGCGGGCGGACCCCGGCCGGTACTGGCCGCCGTCGGCTCCGCTTCGGCAAAGGCCGCTGCGCAGCTGCGGAAGCTGGAAGCCGCCGGCTTCACCGCCCTGCGCATCGCTCCGGACGGGCTGAAGCGCCCGGAGGATGTCCGCCCACGGCTCGCCGAGGCGCAGCTGCTGTTGGCGGCAGGCAGGCCTGCAGCCCTGACTGTCAGCGCCCTCGTCGTCAATCCGCGCGAGTCCGGCAGGATCGTGCGGAACCTCGCGCAGCTGGCTGCCGAGGCGGCAACAGGCCATGCAACAGCCGGTACCGCGGCAGCCGCTGACCTGATCCTCACCGGCGGCGAAACGGCCCGCGAGGTACTTGACGCCCTGGGCGTACGCTCGCTGACCCCGGTGGTGTCCGTGCAGCACGGCGCCGTGGTCAGCCTTTCCGAGGACGGGCGTCTGGTGGGCACCAAGCCCGGCAGCTTCGGCGACAGCGACGCCCTCGTCCAGCTTTACTCCGCCATCAAAGACCTCCGGTCTTCCAACAGCATTTCCCATCCCTCCCTCGAACCTGGAGCTCCAATGACATCTGCAGTGAACGAAACCGAACAGGACACCCGGCCCTTCATCGCCGTGACCATGGGCGACGGCGCCGGCGTGGGCCCCGAGGTGACCGTGGGGGCCCTCCTCGACGAAAACGCCTACCGCGACTGCCGCCCGGTGGTCATCGGCGACGTCCGCCGGCTGCAGCTGGGCGCCAAGGCGCTGGGCGTGGAAGCGAACATCGTCGAGATAGAGACCGTGGGTGAGGCCGTCTTCGAGGCCGGCCGCATCAACGTGATCGACCCCAAGCTGCTCCCGGCCGACCTGCCGTGGGGCCAGGAGTCCGCCGAGGCCGGCAACGCCGCCTACCACTACATCCGGATCGCCTGCGAGCTGGGCATGGCCGGCCAGGTCCAGGGCATCTGCACGGCGCCCCTGAACAAGGCTGCGCTGCACAAGGCGGGCCACATCTACCCGGGCCACACCGAACTGCTGGCGCACTTCATGGGAATCGAGGAAGTGTCCATGATGCTGTCCACGCCCAAGGTCAAGGTCATCCACGTCACCACGCACATTGGTCTCATCGATGCGATCAACAAGATCGAGCCCGGCCTGGTGGAGCGGACAGTGCGCCGCGGCCACAGCGCCATGCAGCGGGCCGGCATCGCCAACCCGAAGATCGGCGTGTGCGCCATCAACCCGCACGCCGGCGAAAACGGCCTGTTCGGCTACGGCGAGGAGGCCGAGAAGATCACCCCGGCCATTGAGAAGCTGCAGGCCGACGGCATCGACGCCCGCGGCCCGCTCCCGGCGGACACGGCCTTCTTCCTGGCAGGCCGCGGCGACTACGACCTTATCGTGGCGATGTACCACGACCAGGGCCACGGACCCATCAAGGTCCTCGGCATCGAGGCCGGCGTCAACATCACCGTGGGCCTGCCCGTCATCCGCACCTCGGTAGACCACGGCACCGCCTTCGACATCGCGGGCAAGGGCATCGTGGATGTGCGCAGCATGATCGAGGCGCTGCGCCAGGCGGCCGAAATGTCACCCAGCCCCGCGGCAGCCTAG
- a CDS encoding SDR family NAD(P)-dependent oxidoreductase: MTHHDTFPAERTAVLTGAASARGIGRATAEMLASGGWSVAILDIDGDAARRAAEDISSVYGVLARGVGADVSDQATVNAAIDEVEANMPPIVALANLAGISSPTEFMDETVEAWERVFRINMTGTFLVTQRVLRGMIERRLGRVVSVSSISAQRGGGTYSKVAYSASKAAIIGFTRALAREMGQYNITVNCIAPGPVDTDIMGGTLTDERKADMSRDILVGRVGTVRDIAALMVFLMGEDAGYITAATYDINGGLQIS, from the coding sequence ATGACGCACCACGACACGTTCCCGGCCGAACGCACCGCGGTGCTGACCGGGGCCGCCTCCGCACGCGGCATTGGCCGGGCGACGGCGGAAATGCTCGCCAGCGGCGGCTGGTCGGTGGCCATCCTCGATATCGACGGCGACGCGGCACGGCGCGCGGCGGAGGACATCTCCTCGGTGTATGGCGTCCTGGCCAGGGGCGTCGGGGCCGACGTCTCGGACCAGGCCACCGTGAACGCCGCCATCGACGAGGTGGAGGCCAACATGCCGCCCATCGTGGCGCTGGCGAACCTGGCCGGCATCAGCTCGCCCACCGAGTTCATGGACGAGACTGTTGAGGCCTGGGAGCGGGTGTTCCGGATCAACATGACCGGCACGTTCCTGGTCACCCAGCGCGTGCTCCGCGGGATGATCGAGCGCAGGCTCGGCCGGGTGGTCAGCGTGTCCTCCATCTCCGCGCAGCGCGGCGGCGGCACCTACTCCAAGGTGGCGTACAGCGCCTCGAAGGCTGCCATCATCGGCTTCACGCGTGCGCTCGCGCGGGAGATGGGCCAGTACAACATCACGGTCAACTGCATCGCCCCCGGCCCCGTGGACACGGACATCATGGGCGGTACCCTGACCGACGAACGCAAGGCGGACATGTCCCGTGACATCCTCGTGGGCCGCGTGGGCACGGTCCGCGACATCGCCGCCCTCATGGTGTTCCTGATGGGGGAGGACGCCGGCTACATCACCGCGGCGACGTACGACATCAACGGCGGCCTGCAGATCTCCTAG
- a CDS encoding MFS transporter, giving the protein MTAMNPANHLDELGRRTLRKVRGRLMPLIVLLYFVAYLDRNNVGFAKLTMSADIGLSAAAYGLGAGMFFIGYALLEIPSNAGMYRFGARKWIARILISWGIFATAMALVNGETTFYVVRFLLGAAEAGFFPAILFYLTLWFPAPQRVLVLGIFILAQPVSNALGAPVSGLLLQMEGVAGLHGWQWLYIIEGIPAILLGLLTPVLMTDKPSHAHWLAADEREWLTRTMDEELAHKQKGQPHHFLAGLKDSRTVAYSALYFGLVCGIYGLGLWMPTIVAALGKFNTTQVGFIVAIPYTIAAVFVYFWGRRSDRTGNRVLYASISMVMAAVGLVAAGSLVQVNAILAMVALTLAAMGIYSAIAPFLAMPSTALVGAAAAAGLAMVNSLGNLGGFVAPYIVGVLNDATGDNRSGLMFLSACLAVTAVATYLYARRRPEGHVKPGTHAAVGEEAVAADEFDDTKY; this is encoded by the coding sequence ATGACCGCTATGAATCCGGCGAACCATCTGGACGAACTGGGCCGCCGGACCCTGAGAAAAGTGCGCGGCCGCCTCATGCCGCTGATCGTGCTGCTCTACTTCGTGGCGTACCTGGACAGGAACAACGTCGGTTTCGCCAAGCTGACCATGAGCGCGGACATCGGCCTTAGCGCCGCGGCCTACGGCCTCGGTGCGGGCATGTTCTTCATCGGCTACGCGCTGCTGGAGATTCCCAGCAATGCCGGCATGTATCGGTTCGGCGCGCGGAAGTGGATTGCCCGGATCCTGATCTCGTGGGGCATCTTCGCCACGGCCATGGCACTGGTGAACGGCGAGACCACCTTCTACGTCGTCCGTTTCCTGCTCGGCGCCGCCGAGGCCGGCTTCTTCCCCGCCATCCTCTTCTACCTGACGCTGTGGTTCCCTGCCCCGCAGCGCGTGCTGGTGCTGGGCATCTTCATCCTCGCCCAGCCCGTCTCCAACGCACTGGGCGCTCCGGTGTCCGGCCTTCTGCTCCAGATGGAGGGCGTCGCAGGCCTGCACGGATGGCAGTGGCTGTACATCATTGAAGGCATTCCGGCCATCCTCCTCGGCCTCCTCACCCCGGTCCTCATGACGGACAAGCCAAGCCACGCCCACTGGCTCGCCGCGGACGAACGGGAATGGCTCACCCGGACCATGGACGAGGAACTCGCCCACAAGCAAAAAGGCCAGCCCCACCACTTCCTCGCGGGCCTGAAGGATTCCCGCACCGTCGCCTACTCGGCGCTGTACTTCGGCCTGGTCTGCGGCATCTACGGCCTGGGCCTGTGGATGCCCACCATCGTCGCCGCGCTGGGCAAGTTCAACACCACCCAGGTGGGCTTCATCGTCGCCATCCCCTACACGATCGCGGCAGTGTTCGTGTACTTCTGGGGCAGGCGGTCCGACCGCACCGGAAACCGCGTGCTGTACGCCAGCATCAGCATGGTGATGGCCGCCGTCGGCCTGGTGGCTGCCGGCAGCCTGGTGCAGGTCAACGCCATCCTGGCCATGGTCGCCCTGACCCTCGCGGCCATGGGCATCTACTCCGCCATCGCACCGTTCCTGGCGATGCCCTCCACCGCGCTGGTGGGAGCCGCCGCCGCGGCCGGCCTCGCGATGGTCAATTCACTCGGCAACCTCGGCGGCTTCGTGGCGCCCTACATCGTGGGCGTGCTCAACGATGCCACCGGCGACAACCGTTCAGGCCTGATGTTCCTGTCCGCGTGCCTGGCTGTAACGGCCGTCGCCACCTACCTGTACGCCCGCAGGCGTCCCGAGGGCCACGTGAAGCCGGGCACGCACGCTGCCGTGGGTGAGGAAGCCGTGGCCGCTGACGAATTCGACGATACGAAATACTGA
- a CDS encoding PHP domain-containing protein — MDAADALNEIAFWLERSAAPTFKVQAFRKAAGVISGLTPDEVAERTRDGRLKRTKGIGDTTFTVIRQAVDGNVPDYLEKLRQGGAKPLAAGGDGLRPLLRGDLHSHSDWSDGGSPPEQMADAARRLGREYLALTDHSPNLKIANGLTAERLSEQLDVVAGLNGDAGFRLLSGIEVDILESGELDQTPEMLDRLDVVVASVHSKLRSDRRTMTERMLGGISDPHTNVLGHCTGRLLQGSRGTRPESEFDAERVFAACAEANVAVEINSRPERQDPPDNLMQLALEAGCLFSIDSDAHAPGQLDFLQYGAERAERNGVPAERIITTWPLDRLLEWLNSRN; from the coding sequence ATGGACGCCGCTGACGCCCTCAACGAGATTGCCTTCTGGCTCGAGCGCTCCGCCGCGCCGACGTTCAAGGTCCAGGCCTTCCGGAAGGCGGCCGGCGTCATCAGCGGACTGACGCCGGACGAAGTGGCAGAGCGCACCCGGGACGGCAGGCTCAAACGGACGAAGGGGATCGGCGACACCACCTTCACCGTGATCCGGCAGGCTGTGGACGGCAACGTCCCCGACTACCTGGAAAAGCTGCGGCAGGGCGGGGCCAAGCCGCTCGCCGCCGGGGGAGACGGGTTGCGCCCGCTGCTCCGCGGCGACCTGCACAGCCACAGTGACTGGTCCGACGGCGGTTCCCCGCCGGAGCAGATGGCCGACGCCGCCCGGCGCCTGGGCCGGGAATACCTCGCCCTGACGGACCACTCGCCGAACCTCAAAATCGCGAACGGACTGACCGCCGAACGGCTCAGCGAGCAGCTGGACGTGGTGGCTGGACTGAACGGCGACGCCGGTTTCCGGCTGCTGTCCGGCATCGAGGTGGACATCCTGGAAAGCGGCGAGCTGGACCAGACGCCGGAGATGCTGGACCGGCTGGACGTGGTGGTGGCCAGCGTGCACTCCAAGCTCCGTTCAGACCGGCGCACCATGACGGAGCGGATGCTCGGCGGCATCTCCGATCCCCATACCAACGTCCTGGGCCACTGCACCGGCCGCCTGCTGCAGGGGTCCCGCGGGACCCGTCCCGAATCCGAATTCGATGCCGAGCGGGTCTTTGCGGCCTGCGCGGAAGCCAATGTCGCCGTCGAAATTAACTCCCGGCCGGAACGCCAGGATCCGCCCGACAACCTGATGCAGTTGGCGCTCGAGGCCGGCTGCCTGTTCAGCATCGACAGCGATGCCCATGCGCCCGGGCAGCTCGACTTCCTGCAGTACGGCGCCGAGCGCGCTGAGCGCAACGGGGTTCCGGCCGAACGAATCATCACCACGTGGCCGCTGGACCGGCTCCTGGAGTGGCTGAACAGCAGGAACTAG
- a CDS encoding VOC family protein: protein MRLKMCSIHVQDPAAAHSFYTETLGFDTLMAMPEHNLFIVRDPGASGTVGLLLEPSDNPVASAYSKGLYDAGIPAIVFGAPDVRAEYERLSAAGVQFRGEPAEDPSGLSAVFDDGCGNYIQLHQD from the coding sequence ATGCGACTCAAAATGTGCAGCATCCACGTCCAGGACCCTGCCGCGGCGCACTCCTTCTACACGGAGACCCTCGGCTTCGACACTCTCATGGCAATGCCCGAGCACAACCTCTTCATCGTCAGGGACCCCGGAGCGTCCGGCACCGTGGGCCTGCTGCTGGAGCCCAGCGACAATCCCGTCGCCTCCGCCTACAGCAAGGGACTGTACGACGCCGGGATCCCCGCGATCGTCTTTGGCGCACCTGACGTCCGGGCTGAGTATGAGCGGCTGTCCGCCGCCGGCGTCCAGTTCCGGGGTGAGCCCGCCGAGGATCCCTCCGGGCTCTCCGCGGTGTTCGACGACGGCTGCGGCAACTACATCCAGCTGCACCAGGACTGA
- a CDS encoding SRPBCC family protein, producing the protein MSTYSVSRSTVIPATAQDVFPLVNSFREWPKWSPWETVDPEMKRTYSGAESGAGARYAWSGNRKAGAGNMEIVESQEPDVIRIRLEFTKPFPGVNPTIFTFVPEGGGTRVTWAMTGEHKGIGKVFALFMNMDKMVGGDFEKGLASLAAAAGTRQT; encoded by the coding sequence ATGTCAACATACTCAGTGTCGCGCAGCACAGTCATCCCTGCCACCGCCCAGGATGTGTTTCCGCTGGTCAACAGCTTCCGCGAGTGGCCCAAGTGGTCGCCGTGGGAGACCGTCGACCCTGAGATGAAGCGCACCTACTCCGGTGCGGAATCGGGCGCCGGCGCCAGGTACGCCTGGAGCGGTAACCGCAAGGCGGGCGCCGGCAACATGGAAATCGTCGAGTCGCAGGAACCTGACGTGATTCGGATCCGGCTGGAGTTCACCAAGCCATTCCCGGGCGTGAATCCCACCATCTTTACGTTCGTTCCGGAGGGCGGCGGCACGCGCGTCACTTGGGCCATGACCGGCGAGCACAAGGGCATCGGCAAGGTCTTTGCACTGTTCATGAACATGGACAAGATGGTGGGCGGCGACTTCGAGAAGGGGCTGGCGTCGCTGGCCGCCGCCGCCGGGACCAGGCAGACCTAG
- a CDS encoding AEC family transporter codes for MDGVLKGFFVVGMVLLVGYILARTNALGPHGTKVLSTLTFMVGLPSLMFSTIASRHISEVLSQTGLISVVTALCCMALFALSGAIGRWGVRRTTVGALATGIVNSTNLGVPLSLYILGSATFVTPIMLFQLALVTPVALTVLDLTDPAGKRASVWSILSTPLRNPVTVAAILGVIVSAAGIELPALVLDPLKLVAQLTVPLMLIIFGMSLHGLSPRRGTVDRVPTLFAVILKSAVQPLLAWLLAVFVFHLDTFSTFVVTACAILPTGQNVVLYAVRYGVGQNLAQSTAVVTSALAVPLLLGAAWMFG; via the coding sequence TTGGATGGAGTCTTAAAAGGATTCTTTGTGGTGGGCATGGTCCTGCTCGTCGGCTACATATTGGCCAGGACAAACGCCCTTGGGCCGCACGGAACGAAGGTCCTGTCCACCCTGACGTTCATGGTCGGACTGCCGAGCCTGATGTTCTCGACGATCGCTTCCCGGCACATCTCCGAAGTACTCAGCCAGACGGGCCTCATTTCCGTCGTCACTGCACTGTGCTGCATGGCGCTGTTCGCGCTCAGCGGGGCAATCGGCAGGTGGGGCGTCCGGCGCACCACGGTGGGTGCGCTGGCCACGGGAATCGTCAATTCCACGAACCTCGGCGTTCCGCTTTCCCTGTACATCCTGGGCAGTGCCACCTTCGTCACCCCCATCATGCTGTTCCAGCTCGCGCTCGTGACCCCGGTGGCGCTGACCGTCCTGGACCTGACCGATCCTGCAGGGAAAAGGGCCTCCGTGTGGAGCATCCTGTCCACTCCCCTGCGCAACCCCGTCACGGTGGCGGCTATTCTCGGCGTCATCGTCAGCGCGGCCGGAATTGAACTTCCTGCCCTGGTGCTGGACCCGTTAAAGCTGGTGGCCCAGCTGACCGTTCCGCTGATGCTGATCATCTTCGGTATGTCGCTCCACGGCCTGTCACCGCGCCGGGGCACGGTGGACCGCGTCCCCACGCTGTTTGCCGTGATTCTCAAGTCAGCGGTCCAGCCGTTACTCGCCTGGCTTCTGGCCGTATTCGTGTTCCACCTCGATACCTTCAGCACCTTCGTTGTCACGGCCTGTGCAATCCTTCCCACCGGCCAGAACGTGGTCCTGTACGCCGTCCGGTACGGTGTGGGCCAGAATCTTGCGCAATCCACGGCGGTAGTGACATCGGCTTTGGCCGTCCCGCTCCTTCTGGGGGCGGCCTGGATGTTTGGCTGA
- a CDS encoding cytochrome P450, translating into MDFVNSDASSLDPFPQYERMRESAPVYHDEQSGSWHVYRYDDVQRVLSEHGTFSSKMGGDEPSETGQLFAASLITADPPRHRQLRSLVTQAFTPKAVDGLAPRISALTEELLDGIASKGSADLIAELAYPLPVIVIAELMGIPAEDRDRFKHWSDVIVSQTQSGARTADHSTTNREMAEYFLALIEHRRRQPGNDLISSLLAAEIDGQKLSVAELLGFCSLLLVAGNETTTNLIGNAVLCFTDAPGTMDRLRAEPALLPQAIEEVLRYRSPVQSMYRVTAGETTLGGLQVPAGAPLVAWIGSANRDERQFERPELFDVGRTPNRHLAFGHGIHFCLGAPLARLEARIALQSVLERLPGLALTPGAHLERMDSTIVYGVKELPVSWQAAREQQ; encoded by the coding sequence ATGGACTTCGTGAACAGTGATGCCTCTTCGCTGGATCCCTTTCCGCAGTACGAACGGATGCGGGAATCCGCCCCCGTCTACCACGACGAGCAATCCGGAAGCTGGCATGTCTACAGGTACGACGACGTCCAACGGGTTTTGTCCGAACACGGCACCTTCTCTTCAAAGATGGGAGGGGACGAACCATCCGAGACAGGCCAGCTGTTTGCAGCGAGCCTGATCACCGCCGATCCGCCCCGGCACCGGCAGTTGCGCTCCCTGGTGACCCAGGCCTTTACCCCGAAGGCAGTGGACGGCCTCGCGCCGCGCATCTCGGCACTGACGGAGGAGTTGCTGGACGGGATCGCTTCCAAAGGATCCGCCGACCTCATCGCCGAGCTGGCCTACCCGCTGCCGGTGATCGTCATCGCCGAGCTCATGGGCATCCCCGCCGAGGACCGCGACCGGTTCAAACACTGGTCCGACGTCATCGTCAGCCAGACGCAGTCCGGAGCCCGGACTGCCGACCACAGCACCACCAACCGGGAAATGGCCGAGTACTTCCTTGCCCTCATCGAACACCGCAGGCGCCAGCCCGGGAATGACCTGATCAGCAGCCTGCTGGCGGCCGAGATCGACGGGCAGAAGCTGAGCGTGGCCGAGCTGCTGGGCTTCTGCAGTCTGCTGCTGGTGGCCGGCAACGAGACCACCACCAACCTGATCGGCAACGCGGTTCTCTGCTTCACCGACGCGCCGGGAACAATGGACCGGCTCCGGGCCGAACCGGCGCTGCTCCCCCAGGCCATTGAGGAAGTGCTCCGCTACCGTTCCCCCGTCCAGTCGATGTACCGGGTAACCGCCGGCGAGACTACGTTGGGCGGACTTCAGGTTCCGGCCGGCGCACCGCTGGTGGCCTGGATCGGTTCGGCCAACCGCGATGAGCGCCAGTTCGAGCGTCCTGAACTGTTCGACGTCGGCCGGACACCAAACCGGCATCTCGCTTTTGGCCACGGCATCCACTTCTGCCTCGGCGCCCCGCTGGCCCGGCTCGAAGCCAGGATCGCACTGCAGTCCGTTCTGGAGCGGCTCCCCGGACTGGCCCTCACACCGGGAGCCCACCTCGAACGGATGGACAGCACCATCGTTTACGGCGTCAAGGAGCTGCCTGTCAGCTGGCAGGCCGCCAGGGAGCAGCAGTGA
- a CDS encoding nuclear transport factor 2 family protein has protein sequence MSTLSDGAPGVLQAYYRILRAGIRTYDPGGEFRTLLADDLEFEGPLAGKRTGAEGFCQGVKGFIANVMDLRVIQEVHGLHGSAILYDAQMPGGTVRFAEFFSISDGKIAALRLHYDAADYTRKGGR, from the coding sequence GTGAGCACCCTCAGCGACGGCGCGCCCGGAGTGCTTCAGGCCTACTACCGGATCCTCCGTGCAGGAATCAGGACCTACGATCCGGGCGGCGAATTCCGGACGCTCCTCGCGGACGACCTGGAGTTCGAAGGGCCGTTGGCCGGCAAACGCACAGGCGCGGAAGGCTTTTGCCAGGGGGTCAAGGGTTTCATCGCCAACGTCATGGACTTAAGAGTCATTCAGGAAGTCCACGGCCTGCACGGATCGGCGATACTCTACGATGCCCAAATGCCCGGCGGGACGGTGCGGTTCGCGGAATTCTTCAGCATCAGCGACGGCAAAATTGCCGCCCTGCGGCTGCATTACGACGCCGCCGACTACACCCGAAAGGGCGGCCGCTGA
- a CDS encoding pyridoxamine 5'-phosphate oxidase family protein gives MTGTESISKVTDIINHSHIGMFTTLNEEGALVSRPLAVQDVKDDGDMWFFTCEGTSQVAHVSADARVNVSFGKGTEWVSVAGTAQVVRDPAKIRELWNQSVEAWFPDGPDTPGVVLLHVDSDSAEYWTSPGGTAATVLQWVKSKVTHSRVSVGESGTVEL, from the coding sequence ATGACGGGCACGGAAAGCATCAGCAAGGTCACGGACATCATCAACCATTCCCACATCGGAATGTTCACCACCCTCAACGAAGAAGGCGCCCTGGTCAGCCGGCCGCTGGCCGTCCAGGACGTGAAGGACGACGGCGACATGTGGTTCTTCACCTGCGAGGGAACCTCGCAGGTGGCCCACGTCTCCGCCGACGCCAGGGTCAACGTGTCCTTCGGCAAGGGCACCGAGTGGGTCTCCGTGGCCGGGACCGCCCAAGTGGTGCGCGACCCGGCCAAGATCCGCGAGCTGTGGAACCAGTCCGTCGAGGCCTGGTTCCCGGACGGCCCGGATACCCCCGGGGTAGTCCTGCTGCACGTGGACTCCGACTCCGCCGAGTATTGGACCAGCCCCGGCGGCACCGCGGCGACCGTCCTGCAGTGGGTCAAGTCGAAGGTCACCCACAGCCGCGTGAGCGTGGGCGAGAGCGGCACCGTCGAGCTGTAA